AATGGACCTGCCAACCAAATATCGAAACAAAAAGCTCAGCGGGCCTCTGAATTCGACCCAATGGGTTGCAACGGTCGATCCACCACTCGCCGACAGGCTGTGACCGAACCACATGCGGCACAACGGCAACCGGGTCTGCACCGAGAATGACGTGCCTTGCGTCACCTCCACGATCTGTATATTGGCCTTCGGTCCGCTCCTGGGCTTCAGCCACCCCTTAGCCCCCAACTTGAGACCATCGGGCAAACTTGCCGCGGTCACCTCCGGATCCCAGTCGACCCAGTGGGCAGCGTCCTGATACAGACGGAAAACGCGCTCAGGCTCAGTTTTAATCTCAATGGACGCTTTGATCTGCATGGCTCGCTCCTTGGGTCATGTATCGAAGCGATATAGTAAATACATTTACTATTCGAGACTAGCTGGAAAACGCTCAAGGCCCTAGCAGCGGCCCCTCACTCTCCTAAACGCAGGGTCAAGCCGAGCGCCATAGCTGCGCTGATGGATGCCTGGAAGATTAACTGAACTGGCTCGCAAGCATTTCCCGTACGGCACTTACCAATTGAGATTCGCCAGGACGAGGGGGCAACAGACTGAACTCAACATCCGGCAATACCGGTAAATGTTGCGCCGACCGGCAGACCTCCGCCCCCATCGGTACAGCGGACGCATTCAAACAAGCGACACCCAACCCTGCCAATAACGCTGATTGCAGCCCCGCGACTCCGGACGCCGAATGCGCAACCACGTAGGGCACCTCGTGCGCCTCCAAGGTCTCTCTGGCGAGGC
The window above is part of the Pseudomonas sp. B21-048 genome. Proteins encoded here:
- a CDS encoding SRPBCC family protein produces the protein MQIKASIEIKTEPERVFRLYQDAAHWVDWDPEVTAASLPDGLKLGAKGWLKPRSGPKANIQIVEVTQGTSFSVQTRLPLCRMWFGHSLSASGGSTVATHWVEFRGPLSFLFRYLVGRSIQASLPNTMCGLKRASEAQVSAP